The DNA region agcaagatttaggaacctgATATAAGTTCCagtctactggattaactaaatatttcttaggtacatattttcttaaaatattcctaatttgtccctggtgatatctataataccaatttatatttttaaattttttaaaattagatgagcatgcatgatttttcaaattatctacttgaatttttagatctttattttctgatttcaatttctcattttctaattttgatttgtctaattcttctaagggacaagatttagccaaaattatttttaaatttttaatctccttttctaatttgcaacaaaagtcttttgttaatagtttaacaaacttaaagagtttatcaGGAGGAAGTGATCGTActtcacttaccttgtcgatctcgttgtccgtttctccccctgaactgttgctttcttccgacatggctcccccttcatcgatgctctcgatgctcatttcggaagagcttgactcgcagtcgtcgtcttgatgacttgccattagagcaagtccggagaatgcctcgacttccgactccgacgacgtatcgtcccacgtcgcctttagggcctttcactttcggatagacttcttacccttctccttgtcctcactacaagaaaattgggattctacaacacttaaacgataacgctttttataaaaagcgttgtctatttttttttaacaacgcttttagtgaaaagcgttgtcaatttcattattttcttattaatagacatcgcttttctaaaaaccattgtctattagtgatttttacgggtcaaagacaacgcttcgtaaaaagcattgtctattagaTTGATTTTTAGTGTCTACAACAacgttttataaaaagtgttgtctatgtttaaaatctcatctaaatcttgattaatacaaaccgttggatctaaatcttgattaatacaaaccgttggatctaggtaaggagtagaaaatccgaacccttctcccaacttctatcttccgatcatttttgatcccgaacccttctcccaactcctcatctcatgcggcttctccatccaactcctctccggccTCCAGATCCGGGGCGTCAACAAGGGTGTGTACTCCTGGAGAAATTGATCGTCAGGGTTTCCGCGGAAGCAATTTGGAGTCAACTAGCGTGAAATACGATTTTTTTTCTCATACCCGCACGAAGCCACTgccttgggtgatctcggcagcGGCCAGGGAGTTAGGTTTGGCAGCTCGAGGAGGGAGGGTAGAGACGGGAGAGGTGGCGGCGAGCGGGCGGCGGAGGATGGTCGGTGAGCTCGGGAGGGACGTGCAGTGGCTCAGGGAGGGAAGGTGGTGGGATTGAGAAGCAAGGCGAGCCTCGGGGTGGCACAGGCGAGCTTCAAAGGGCAGTGTGCAGCAGAGGCCTTTTTCCTCCTTCCATTCTTTCCCTATTTTCATCCGAATACACAactttctccctcttttttcctctccctccctctcccttccctcctttctctcctcccctcatttctcttcttccccttctcttcCTTTCTCCCTGAATGCACACTGTGTAAGCAACACTAAGTTCATCGCGGTCCTGATATTTTGTttgttaaaattagaaaattgaaTAGACAAATTATCTCTCTGTTTTCAGCCTTTACAATTGTTTCTTTGatgaatcaatataatttggcTTACTTCTTTTTCCATCTTCTAGATACTgaaaatggaaaaggattcaagttTCTCACGAGGAAGTGAAATGTCTCTACTGGAGCAATTTGAAGGTATATTGGAAGGAGATAAACTCATGTGAGCCTGCTAAGTTCCATTTTCCTTTATGAAAATATATGCATTTTGtagtttcctttttgtttttcccATACCAAATTATGTTCCCAATTATATCATGATTCATGAAGATTCTTCACACGGGCACATATTAAAGTTCTCTAACTGATGGAGGAGGTAGTTTGATTACATTAGAGCCAATAAGGGCTTCCTAAGACGAGAGAAAAATTCTGGAATAGCTCTCTGAATGTTTTACAGATCCAATTCTACAAGATATGCTTCATTGCCCACTGATTTAGTAAGTTGTTTAAGATACAGCAGCACCCATATGGCCAtatgaaagatttaaaaaaaaggcTACTAGAATGAGTAATTCTTTTATTGAAACTAGGTTCTGCAGGAGCAACTTTACCATGATAGAAAAGCTCACCTCAGCATCACCATTGAAATATTTGCTTTTCTTTGATCTTGCAACcatcttttcatttctttaaatattttttcttttaattttaaaacaatatTTTTGTAAGAAAGGCTCATGGGATATTGGTTTGTGTATCATATAATGACTATTCAAGCTCTTTGGTTTCTCATATGCTTCTTAATTTGTGTCATTTAAAgcaataataaataattattctTCTATTCATTTAAGTTATGATCTGACTTTTTAAATGATCTCGCTTTTTGGATTTTCTGTTTATTGCAGTGATGAAATAGGTTTCTTGGGCCCATCTCAGTTTGCTTCACTAGATCAGGATTTAAGTGGTTCTTCTCTTGACCAGTGCACTCCTATTCAGTTGGCTGATGTTAGTCTAGAGACTAATATAGTAGATTTGAATACAGTtcaatataacaaaaaaaatttctGGAACAGAAATAATAAATTGGCAATCTCCACTGATGTGCTATCTCATTTGTACATTGCTGCTCGCATGCATATATGTACGCAACTAGAAGATATAAACAATCTATCAACTTAACACTGAACAAAGGTGCCTTTTGCAGTGCATCTACTCAGGAAAACTCTGATCACCTTCTTGAAGATGAAATTCTAAAACACACGAAGGCCTTACTGATTTTAAGCTGCAACTTCAGCAGTGCTTGGAATGACAGGTCAGTTCTAGTTTAAAGCTACCCTTTTGAATCAGGCTCTAACGATCACTATGTCTATAGCATTTTCTTCCATGAGTTTGgattgatttaagtttgaaagcACTGAAATCActcttttaataaattttcatcaaatttcttgaataactgaatgcattttagaatggagaAATACTGAGATgtgctttatttttattttatctttttaacAATCTACATGTTTATTTGAGTACTCTTTCTATGTACTTTACGTGTCTATTGTTTCCTAATGTTGCTTTGCATATTTTCTTCGAtggttctatgggcatttagactAACAGAAACATTAGGAAAAGCCATCAGTAATCTTCATTTTAGCACTAACTGCACAAAATAGCTACAGAAAATCTTCATTAAGATATTACGTGTGTTTGGTAGGTAGAAAGTCATGAtgattgttttgttttgtttcatTAAGATATTGCGTGTGTTTGTTTCTTCATTAAGATATTTCAGTAATGCTCATGTATGGACTTGAAACATATTATTGCTACTTTTGTAGGTGGATACATGACAGTCGAGATCAGTACACTAAGGAGCGTTTGGATTCAGTAATTGATCAGTACACTAAGCGTCTGGATTCAGTAACTACTGTACTATTTTgagtaaacagattgttggctacTTCAGTATTCAGTATTCAGTAAACTGATTGTTGGCTAAACAGATTGTAGCTGTTCAAAACAGAttttttgtgctcttttgttttatatgtgaatatcactatatactttgaaacagaattagtgttaattcactacaaaaaaatagtCTATTAGGGACGACAGTTTGCAACGAATTTAAAATTTGTTCCAAACTTTCcaacaaaatttgcaacaaaataataaattgttccgaattagcaacaaatttaccaacaaaataaatt from Zingiber officinale cultivar Zhangliang chromosome 4B, Zo_v1.1, whole genome shotgun sequence includes:
- the LOC121976874 gene encoding uncharacterized protein LOC121976874; amino-acid sequence: MEKDSSFSRGSEMSLLEQFEGILEGDKLIDEIGFLGPSQFASLDQDLSEIINWQSPLMCYLICTLLLACIYENSDHLLEDEILKHTKALLILSCNFSSAWNDRWIHDSRDQYTKERLDSVIDQYTKRLDSVTTVLF